The proteins below come from a single Methanothrix thermoacetophila PT genomic window:
- a CDS encoding biotin--[acetyl-CoA-carboxylase] ligase — protein sequence MRERAEDPSWSIIRKLRAASGGWVSGKAMGDGLGVSRAAVWKHIRHLRSMGYRIEASTRLGYRLLGPEPLHLHIPEDICSRLIQLESVGSTNEFAREIANEAENWTVVIAEVQTAGRGRLGRKWFSPSGGVWMSIILKPRVTPSEAFRYTMAGSVAVCRALRDLYGLDARTKWPNDVLVNGRKICGVLTEISAELDVINYMIIGIGINANMSASSLPEEWNATTIYEELHREVPRGELVAKVLEEMRALLESGDLYHQWVRLSDTLNRRVRVKGFDEVTGIAESLDPDGALVVRKDDGGIVRILAGDCIHLRPDDGDLRAGSDSQTGKGSTGYAEG from the coding sequence GTGAGAGAAAGAGCTGAGGACCCGTCCTGGAGCATCATACGCAAGCTCAGGGCGGCCTCCGGAGGATGGGTCTCGGGAAAGGCGATGGGAGATGGACTGGGGGTGAGTCGTGCAGCCGTATGGAAGCACATCAGGCACCTTCGTTCTATGGGTTACAGAATAGAGGCCTCAACGCGCCTCGGCTACAGGCTTCTTGGTCCTGAGCCGCTCCATCTCCATATCCCAGAGGATATTTGCAGTAGGCTCATACAGCTGGAAAGCGTTGGCTCGACAAACGAGTTCGCCAGGGAGATCGCAAACGAAGCCGAGAACTGGACAGTGGTGATTGCAGAGGTTCAAACAGCGGGCAGAGGGCGGCTCGGAAGAAAATGGTTCTCTCCATCTGGGGGAGTATGGATGAGCATCATACTGAAGCCGAGAGTTACGCCCTCTGAGGCTTTCAGATACACTATGGCAGGGTCCGTTGCTGTCTGCAGGGCCCTCCGGGATCTCTATGGCCTGGATGCCAGAACAAAGTGGCCCAATGATGTGCTGGTGAATGGGAGAAAGATATGCGGGGTGCTGACGGAGATCTCGGCGGAGCTTGATGTCATAAACTACATGATCATTGGAATTGGGATCAATGCAAACATGAGCGCATCATCTCTGCCGGAGGAATGGAATGCGACCACCATCTATGAGGAACTGCACAGGGAGGTCCCGAGAGGAGAGCTCGTCGCAAAAGTGCTTGAGGAGATGCGTGCACTGCTGGAATCCGGGGATCTGTATCATCAATGGGTGAGGCTCTCTGATACGCTAAACCGGAGGGTCAGAGTCAAGGGGTTTGATGAAGTGACAGGCATTGCGGAGTCGCTGGATCCTGATGGAGCTCTTGTTGTGAGAAAAGACGATGGTGGGATTGTGAGAATTCTCGCTGGAGATTGCATCCATCTCAGGCCAGATGACGGAGATCTGAGGGCAGGCTCCGATTCTCAGACTGGGAAGGGGAGTACAGGTTATGCGGAAGGTTAA